One genomic window of Ignavibacteriota bacterium includes the following:
- a CDS encoding T9SS type A sorting domain-containing protein: MRIDEILSGTYTDLQRRQALLVRNGYRRVLPRELVQKRSARSTGDLPAPVDPLDLRVYPNPFNPVTTIRFRLPDAENVRVQVFTLQGREIARLLDEWRTAGMHSLNFEAGPSLPNGVYLVTVKAGAHRSMKRVTVLR; this comes from the coding sequence ATGCGGATTGACGAGATCCTCAGCGGCACGTACACCGACCTTCAACGTCGTCAAGCCCTACTGGTCCGCAACGGCTACCGGCGTGTGTTGCCCCGTGAGCTGGTGCAGAAACGGAGCGCACGCTCGACGGGCGACCTCCCCGCGCCGGTGGATCCACTCGACCTGCGTGTGTATCCGAATCCCTTCAACCCGGTGACAACGATACGTTTCCGGCTGCCCGATGCCGAGAATGTGCGCGTACAGGTGTTTACACTGCAGGGACGTGAAATTGCACGGCTGTTGGACGAGTGGCGCACTGCAGGCATGCATTCGCTGAATTTCGAGGCGGGACCGTCGTTACCGAACGGTGTATATCTCGTAACAGTGAAGGCGGGTGCACATCGGTCGATGAAACGCGTGACGGTGCTGCGATGA
- a CDS encoding FG-GAP repeat protein: protein MHTYRIFYIIVLTIGLGMPFGLTYAQSELKTLLECTGEDWPTGLGWSVVALDDVNGDGWPDFGVNAADKNELRVYFGGPGILDCTADVIIPGGRNAVYADINGDGHRDLVTVLLTNRIIDSVLDKRRWINVVYGRAPCLFCGDSIKLLSYPQRATSTFGASFVAGDINNDGAMDLFVCDYQGRGDESVGDGCVYIYMGADTFPKVPDVLLIPSKQPNQIAYGYITSVGDVNDDGYADLAIGQRHVNSSSSSPQNWYLLNLHYGSAGMALSADRPDVLLDSRFVGSRDSSETYLEQASILDMNNDSILDIFYAETDGYIHYGSGAGIAPVPSKMLSRASWPDLASDAYSIGDLNNDTYSDFAVRAATIAVFMTYWPGRSFGINNREFGKSWSPGYEQYYGSRATGNRLAALGDVNGDGFDDVIVSVPFNGTGPRRGFFHVLGGNKDLKVEEQGPPVSPTGITISPVWPNPTHGSSTALVTLPAPSTVRVSVHDLLGRELRTLRTGQLAAGTHALGWDACDASGHPVAAGTYLFTVQSNTGTVTTTILVTR from the coding sequence ATGCATACCTATAGAATTTTCTATATCATTGTGTTGACAATTGGATTGGGCATGCCATTCGGCTTGACTTATGCACAGTCTGAACTTAAAACACTACTCGAGTGTACAGGAGAAGATTGGCCTACGGGATTGGGCTGGAGCGTCGTGGCGCTCGACGATGTCAATGGAGATGGTTGGCCGGATTTTGGGGTGAATGCGGCGGATAAAAACGAACTGCGTGTGTATTTCGGTGGTCCTGGTATCCTTGATTGCACAGCGGATGTAATCATTCCAGGTGGTCGTAATGCCGTCTATGCAGATATCAACGGAGATGGGCATCGTGATCTTGTTACGGTACTTCTCACAAACCGTATCATAGATTCTGTTCTTGACAAGCGGAGATGGATAAATGTCGTATATGGACGCGCGCCATGCCTGTTTTGTGGTGACAGTATTAAACTTCTGTCATACCCGCAACGTGCCACTTCGACCTTCGGGGCCTCATTTGTTGCCGGCGATATAAACAACGATGGGGCAATGGATCTCTTCGTGTGCGATTATCAGGGCAGGGGGGATGAATCCGTTGGTGACGGCTGTGTATATATTTACATGGGCGCGGACACGTTCCCCAAGGTCCCAGACGTGTTATTGATACCAAGCAAGCAACCGAATCAAATTGCCTATGGATATATCACATCCGTTGGTGATGTGAACGATGATGGATATGCAGACCTGGCTATTGGTCAACGTCATGTCAACTCAAGTTCATCGTCACCCCAGAATTGGTATTTACTCAATCTCCATTATGGATCTGCTGGTATGGCACTTTCGGCTGACCGACCAGATGTACTTTTGGATTCTAGATTCGTCGGCAGTCGAGACAGTTCCGAAACGTACCTCGAACAGGCAAGCATTCTGGATATGAATAATGATTCCATCCTGGACATTTTCTACGCGGAAACAGATGGGTACATCCATTACGGTTCTGGTGCAGGAATAGCACCGGTTCCTTCGAAGATGCTCTCCAGGGCATCCTGGCCCGATCTCGCCTCCGATGCGTATAGTATTGGCGACCTAAACAACGACACCTACAGCGACTTTGCGGTCCGCGCCGCCACGATTGCCGTCTTTATGACATATTGGCCTGGAAGGAGTTTCGGAATAAACAATAGGGAGTTCGGTAAAAGCTGGTCACCTGGATACGAACAGTATTACGGAAGCCGCGCCACAGGCAATCGACTCGCAGCACTCGGTGACGTGAACGGCGACGGATTCGATGACGTTATTGTTTCAGTTCCATTTAATGGGACGGGCCCTCGCCGCGGCTTCTTCCATGTTCTCGGCGGCAACAAGGATTTGAAGGTGGAGGAACAAGGCCCGCCAGTATCACCCACGGGAATAACCATTAGTCCCGTCTGGCCGAACCCCACCCATGGTTCCAGCACGGCCTTGGTCACACTTCCTGCGCCGAGTACCGTCCGCGTGAGCGTGCACGACCTGCTCGGCCGCGAGCTGCGGACGCTGCGGACGGGACAACTTGCCGCGGGCACACATGCACTGGGCTGGGACGCGTGTGATGCATCGGGACACCCGGTTGCGGCAGGAACCTACCTGTTTACAGTGCAGAGCAACACCGGCACCGTCACCACCACCATACTCGTCACACGCTGA